Below is a genomic region from Astatotilapia calliptera chromosome 2, fAstCal1.2, whole genome shotgun sequence.
cttctgcttgtccaccactacaCCACCACTCACTCTCAGGGTTATATCCCATTTATATTCTACAATTACACTGTTATAGTGTATCTGTGCAAAaaccaaaatatatgaaaagctttatttacagtcatattttcataaatgttaaaatgcttTCTCTTTATCATGTTTCCATTTACATGTTGGTCGAACCTTTACCAAGTGAAGAACTAGTCAAAGGCTTCCACAGAGTACAGATGCAGAAAACACTCAGTGTTTGTAATTAAATCAAGAGGTCATGTAACAATAGTTGTGTTAATGACCTGATATATTACAAAAGTGACAGTTAAATAGTCCAATACATTAAACCTTATAAGCTATGGTTTGTATTTTATACGGGGAATTTACATTAAATGAAGGACCTTTAGGCATCTTAACATCAGCTCCTCACTCCAGCTACTTTCAGTGGAGCTGTCTGTCCAAAAGCACTGAGCACTTCTTCACCTGACTTTATGGACGTTAGCATACACACAATCAGTTCCTGCTGGTTCAGGCCTCCGAGGTCGCTTTGCAGACTTTACTTGGCCGTACTCCACAGCAGCTTTTTTCTCAGCTTGGTTTGCCTGCCTTTTGACAAACTTGACATCAGCAAAGACTTCCTGgtcatcttcttcctctgcaAAGTAGCAAAAGGGATGGTTCAAATATAGTATTAAAATAAGTGAATGATTAAAGGAATACAAAGACAGTAGATAACATAAAATGAGTCACACAAAATATGACATGGGTTCTTTAGCGAGCTTTAGAGTTTATAGTTTGTGGATTTTGCTTTGTTTAGACAGAGCTGTTTCACAGGTTTTTGTGTTAATTGTAGCAGGATAGCAGTATCTGCATATTTAACTGATATATGACAGAGTTATCAATAAACTCTTGACAAGaaatcaaaaatgtatttaaaaagctTACTATTCCGTAtatcctaaaaaacaaaaaagcaatctGAGCAAAATAAGTGATGAAATAAAGTGTACCCTTTTTTGTaggtttgctgttttgctttttcctcaAAGCACATATGACTACTACACCAACAACCAAGAAAATTACCAGCGCTGAGAGAACACTACCGATCAGTGGCaaatttcctgtttcaaaaataaaaggcaCAAACAGATAGCAGGTTGAATCAGAAAACATGTTGGTTTTTTATCAAGACAGAGAATGAGCAAAGGAGAAAATTACATCAATGGATCTGAAGTTACTTTTTACTTACTAATGTACCATGGCTCATCACTGATGGTAGTTCCATAATCCTTACCCACAGAAGTCTGTTTTGGTGGAGTACACAGGGTGTTATTAGCTTTATACACCCACCGTGATATCTGTGTCCCATTGACTGAAGTACAGTTAATGAAAATAAAGCCTATGagcaataaaacacataattcaTGCAAAGTTActgtattaattaattaatgaattagTAATTATCATATATATATCAGATTATTTATATTCTCACTCACCACAGGTCGATATTCTCTCCTCTTTGGAGACATTACTGACATTATTACTGACTGAGCAGACCAGATGTCCTGACACGTGCTGTTTCAGAGTGATGATGTTAGTCTCATTATTTCCAGAAAGGAGCTCAGCATCTGTCAGTGTGCGTCCATCCAGAGTCCAGCTGTACTGAGGACTGTCCCCTCCCTCAGAGGAGCAGGACACCCTCATCTCTCCCTGGGACAGACACTCAGAGAGCAGCACCACAGAGGACACAGGAgctgagagaaacacacacacagatcagttttttaaaatagtATTTGGTCATTCTTTATAGTCTCTAATGAAAAACAGGGAACGCAAAAaacacatgtattttgtgagaTGTATTATATGGATTACCAAAAATCTATTAATGGCTTAATTTCCCAACATTTACCTTGAATGAACAACTGTAAAGTCCGCACGCCTGATGATCTTCCATCTGAGTCAAAGGTTTGAAGGGTATAATTACCACTGTCTGAGCTGCTCAGGTTATTGATCCTAAATGTTCCTCTACTGGGAAAAAGATCCACTCTTATAGAATTAGAAGTAACCTTGTTATTTCttacatttaatatttttaatgtattttttaacaa
It encodes:
- the LOC113036330 gene encoding uncharacterized protein LOC113036330 isoform X1 — translated: MEAAVGLLLVLLGVSHGVETHCDGRWDGAQCYGPLGGTVKIQLMDNTSEINKYNLLKNTLKILNVRNNKVTSNSIRVDLFPSRGTFRINNLSSSDSGNYTLQTFDSDGRSSGVRTLQLFIQAPVSSVVLLSECLSQGEMRVSCSSEGGDSPQYSWTLDGRTLTDAELLSGNNETNIITLKQHVSGHLVCSVSNNVSNVSKEERISTCGFIFINCTSVNGTQISRWVYKANNTLCTPPKQTSVGKDYGTTISDEPWYIRNLPLIGSVLSALVIFLVVGVVVICALRKKQNSKPTKKEEEDDQEVFADVKFVKRQANQAEKKAAVEYGQVKSAKRPRRPEPAGTDCVYANVHKVR
- the LOC113036330 gene encoding hepatocyte cell adhesion molecule-like isoform X2 — encoded protein: MEAAVGLLLVLLGVSHGVETHCDGRWDGAQCYGPLGGTVKIQLMDNTSEINKYNLLKNTLKILNVRNNKVTSNSIRVDLFPSRGTFRINNLSSSDSGNYTLQTFDSDGRSSGVRTLQLFIQAPVSSVVLLSECLSQGEMRVSCSSEGGDSPQYSWTLDGRTLTDAELLSGNNETNIITLKQHVSGHLVCSVSNNVSNVSKEERISTCVNGTQISRWVYKANNTLCTPPKQTSVGKDYGTTISDEPWYIRNLPLIGSVLSALVIFLVVGVVVICALRKKQNSKPTKKEEEDDQEVFADVKFVKRQANQAEKKAAVEYGQVKSAKRPRRPEPAGTDCVYANVHKVR